In the Pan paniscus chromosome 19, NHGRI_mPanPan1-v2.0_pri, whole genome shotgun sequence genome, GTTTCCTGGTTCCTTTTCTGCTTCCTCATTAACCTGACCTGCCCTTCTGCTCCTCCCTTTGAAACCAGGCTCGCTTTGATGCTGGAGAACTAATCACCCAGAGAGAGCTGGTCTCCAGGCAGGTGAGCGACGACCTTACGGAGCGAGCCGCCACCTTTGGGCTCATCCTGGATGACGTGTCCTTGGTAAGATCCTTCGGGAGACcgaggaggggaaggggctgcAGTTCTCGTTTAGGTGCCTGGCTCCGTTTCTGGGTAGACGCTATTAGGTCCTCCCTTCTGCTTTGCTAGATGTGAGACTTGAAAACACGGAAACATGCTGAGGTGAGGCAGTCTCCGTGGGTTTTTCAGTTGAGGGTTCTTTTACCTTCCCCCTGCCACACACATTTTTCTTATGACCTCTGGTTGTATCCAGATAGTCTCTAACCACTAAATGTTTTACCTTCTCTAAACTGTTACCCAGAGAGTGATGCCTTGTTAACCCTGTTTGACACAGGCAGAAACTGCCTGGTAGAGACCAGAGAACAGCTCGGGTAGTCTTTCTCCCTAGCACAGACCTCCCAGCCTGACCCCTGGGAGCTTCCTAACACTTACAGTCCGAAGCTCAGTGAAGTAAGCTCTGGGAACCCCCGTGAAAGGTGATAGAGTGTAAATGAACGGTTGGATTCCCCCAGGCCTGGTATAGGGGGCAAGGGACATCTCTGAGGCGTAAGCTATCCTCTTGAGACACTATAGCTTGTGTGTTTATATGACATTGGATGTCATAACTCAGACAGAAAGCAATGCAGGCAGGATAGCGTTTCAGGTTGAGGAGGGTGAGGGGAAGGGGTCGTGTTTCTAGATTCTCTGGGAAAAACCATTTGGAGTGATTTGTTCGGGCAGTGAGGTAAAGTGTTTCCTGTTCAGTTCTCCCGTGCATTGCTAGGGAAAGGCACCGCTTCCCCCAGCATCTGCGCAGCTGTTTAAACAGCCACTTGACAACACCCAGTGCTAACCCCAGGGCACTGCTCCACCTTGCTCCGGCTGCTGGAAGTCCTGGGGGCTTGGGGCTCCCTCTGCTGGCAAGAGGCCAGGCTGCAGCCGTTCTGTGGGCCCTCCCCTCGTAATTACCGTTAACCTGAACACCTTGGCTGTGAGAAAACGCTGAGTAAAAACCTAAGGGAAAAGTTGGCATTTTACTAGACTTTAACCACATACTCCATTCTGGGGAAATGTGGGCTGACCACAAGAAACCCTATCTAAGAGGTGTGAGAAGAAAATTAGGTTTCATGGGGAATTTGCTGCCCTCAGCTGGCCCttgtagaaataaattttattccttaattatacatttcatttttcatgtcTCAGGATCAGATTTTCTTACCCAAACTTTGACTAAGAAACTAGAAATGGATCAGGCGAAGTACAACAGCTGCAGTTAGAGTTAGGAGGTTAACAATTCTGGAAGAGAATGAGACCAGGATTTACTCTTCAGGAGAAGTTTggagctgctttttaaaaaagcagaggttgGGAGAGTGGAGGAAATGAAACAACTAGAATTTGATGGCAAAACCAATGCTCTTCTCTTGattctttttcaataaaaattaggATGAATAAGTAAATTGCTCTAGGCTGGGCATTAGGAATTCTGAGGTCCCTTCCCATTGTTTGTGCTATCTTTAGGGACAGTCCCGTCAGACCTGACATGATTAGGGAAGGTCTGTGGATCATCAGACTTCTAAACCCTCACGCCGACCAATGACTTtacctgctttctctttcttttaaaccGTTTAACAGAACCATTCACGTTGGGAATACCATGATTTGCGTTCCGCCGTCCCTCGTCCTCTTCCTGTTCAGTGGTGGAGCTGCTGTGGGAAGACGCGGACTGGTTAATCCATAAACAGAGCATCAGGCTCTTGGATCCCTGGGAACCAGCTGCCTCCCTCACTCTCAGGGACCCTGTTTTCCATCTGGCCTTCCTTGGGCTTTGAACAAGGCATCAAAGGCCCTTGGAAGAGCACTAGTCAGTGGCGGGGGTCTTAGAACCCACAGTTCTCCTCCTCTGGGGAGGTGGTCGATTGAGTAGATACCTTCTGGTGCCTGTGGGCCCCATCAAAAGCCCCCGGTGCCATTTGCTACATGAGGTCACTGTACTGAGAGTGACAGAGTAATGTACAGGAGCAGTTTGGGCAGCCAGAGAGTCTGGGTGTAAACTCAGTTTGGATACAGATACGGAGGTGGAAGAGTGTTCTGGCCTCACGGATGCCTCCAGCTGCTAGAGCCATTGCTGGCCTCTTCCTTCCAGCGGCCGTGGAGCCCTCCCAGCAGTGCTGTCGAAGCAATCACACTGCCTCATCTTGTGCTCACTCTCTCCCCCTTAGACACATCTGACCTTCGGGAAGGAGTTCACAGAAGCGGTGGAAGCCAAACAGGTGGCTCAGCAGGAAGCAGAGAGGGCCAgatttgtggtggaaaaggtgaGCCTTCGACCAGATGGCAGGagcctctctctcccctttctccgGCACTCAGCTTCCCCATTTGCTGGGTGGCCTGGAAATTCATCATCTGTCATCCCTTCTTCCGGGATAATCGGAAGGGGCTTGAAGGAATTGTACTTGTGCAATTGGTTCCAGAGTCTTCAGGGGCTAGTCAAGGATATGTGGAGTTATGTTCCTAAATCACTGAAGGGTAATTTTTCTTCCACTTCTCTGAGATCAAAAACACTctcttacaaataaaaatgtttctcctGGAGTATTTTCAGCTTCACTGAGAAGTCATTTTTAACCATAGTTACATAGTGAAAGCTGACAGCAAAAAAGATCAAACGTTGCACCAGATGTGCTTTCGTCACTAGATTTTTTTCTAGTGCTAAATCCATCCAGATGTGTCAAAGAATGTGATGGGACACAGTATATTTGCGTAGCAGCCTGGTCTTTCTGGTATTTGTAAAGACGTGTTCATTTATTGTTGTCCCCTTCTTCCCACCACCAGTATCCGTAATTGGTGGGGAGATGGGGACAGCaagaaataaaatgggaaaagaggGATAGATTTAATTTTGGAGAATGAAAACACTGTGTGGGCAGGGACTTGTGTTGCTTTGTATCTGCCATAACTTCAGAGATTATAATAAgtctagtacagtgcctggtgATAGTAGGTATAcggtaaatgtttgttgagcaaATAGACGCAGGGCCCAGCCATTTCAAAATTGTATGTAATTTCAGGGAGGCTTAATACTGTCTTCTTCCTCACACTCCTGAAGGTCACACATTGCAGAGAGCTGTCCTCCTATTGATATTGGTAGGGCAAGCCTAGGAGATCTCACTCTGGGTGCCTGGATTCTGGTCAGGAACCAGCCTAACTCACAGGCCTAGGAACAGTCAAAAGTGCATGCTGCTCTTCCTTAGCCATCccgaggttttttgtttgtttgtttgtttgtttgtttgtgacagctctgtggcccaggctggagtgcaatggcatgatcatagctcactgcagccttgacctcctgggctcaagtgatcctcctgcctccgcctcccaaagtgccaggattacgggcatgagccaccacacccggccctgtcCTGGCTTTGATGAAGTCCTTTAGACTTAAGGCTGCAGGAAAAGATGAGCCTTGAGGATTGATTCCACCtttcttttgcttctgttttccttGGCCTTGGCTTCTCCTGGCTCAGAGTAGGGTTGTTAAACTAGATTGCAATTAATATTAATGAGGACTTTGAAATAAGACAAATATTCCTGCAGCCAACAGAAATGTATCCCTCCCGTGACAAGGAGTGAGCGTGAAAGGATAGGGGAGGACTGGTGGGCAATGTGCTCTGCTTCCCCCCGCTTCCCCCGCTAGCCATCAGGAGGAAGTAAACTCCCCGAGTTCCTTCAGGAGCCTGGGAAGGTGGCTTTCTGGTGAAGGGCCTTTGGTTGTAGCCTGACATGCGGTGCCCTGAGGTTTGATCTTTGTCTCCACCTCCATTCTTTTAGGCTGAGCAACAGAAAAAGGCGGCCATCATCTCTGCTGAGGGCGACTCCAAGGCAGCTGAGCTGATTGCCAACTCACTGGCCACTGCAGGGGATGGCCTGATCGAGCTGCGCAAGCTGGAAGCTGCAGAGGACATCGCGTACCAGCTCTCACGCTCTCGGAACATCACCTACCTGCCAGCGGGGCAGTCCGTGCTCCTCCAGCTGCCCCAGTGAGGGCCCACCCTGCCTGCACCTCCACGGGCTGACTGGGCCACAGCCCCGATGATTCTTAACACAGCCTTCCTTCTGCCCCCATCCCAGAAATCACTGTGAAATTTCATGATTGGCTTAAAGTGAAGGAAATAAAGGTAAAATCACTTCAGATCTCTAATTAGTCTATCAAATGAAACTCTTTCTTCTCACATCCATCTATTTTTTTATCCACCTCCCTACCAAAAATTGCCAAGTGCCTATGCAAACCAGCTTTAGGTCCCAATTCGGGGCCTGCTGGAGTTCCGGCCTGGGCACCAGCATTTGGCAGCACGCAGGCGGGGCAGTGTGTGATGGACTGGGGAGCACAGGTGTCTGCCTAGGTCCACGTGTGGCCTCCGTCCTGTCACTGATGGAAGGTTTGCGGATGAGGGCATGTGCGGCTGAACTGAGAAGGCAGGCCTCCGTCTTCCCAGTGGTTCCTGCGCAGATGCCGCTGAAGAGAGGTGCCggggaggggcagagaggaaGTGGTCTGTCTGTTACCATAAGTCTGATTCTCTTTAACTTTGTGACCAGCGGAAACAGGTGTGTGTGAACTGGGCACAGATTGAAGAATCTGCCCCTGTTGAGGTGGGTGGGCCTGACTGTTGCCCCCCAGGGTCCTAAAACTTGGATGGACTTGTATAGTGAGAGAGGAGGCCTGGACCGAGATGTGAGTCCTGTTGAAGACTTCCTCTCTACCCCCCACCTTGGTCCCTCTCAGATACCCAGGGGAATTCCAACTTGAAGGATTGCATCCTGCTGGGGCTGAACATGCCTGCCAAAGACGTGTCCGACCTACGTTCCTGGCCCCCTCGTTCAGAGACTGCCCTTCTCACGGGCTCTATGCCTGCACTGGGAAGGAAACAAATGTGTATAAACTGCTGTCAATAAATGACACCCAGACCTTCCGGCTCAGCCAtgggttggttttttgtttgtgggAGCCGTGGGATCAGAACAGAGTGTTCTAGCAGTTTTTGTGTGTACGTGTTTGCATTGCCAGCTGGGACAGAGTCTCCAGTAAGGCAGAAAATGCTTTGTtttcagaaaacactttgtgttGTGTTCCAGATCCATCCCCAACCCGAAGGGAATCTCTGTGGTAGCAGGTGAGGTTTGTCATGGGATAGGCAGTGAAGGTAGGTGGAGGGCAGTTAACTTGTTCTGTGTGTTTTGGTGCCACTACTCACTGGGAGTTACAGGCCTGCCCGCCAACCGCCAGCAACACCTTCCCCCAATGCTAGGGAAGTGGTTGACGTAAATAATGTGTCCGGTAGCCCTCAGTTAGATGGCTTGGGGCACTCTGCagtaggtttttggttttttttttcttgttttcttttcctttcttttctttttttttttttttttttttttttgaggcagggtcccaccttgttgcccaggctagagtgcagtggcatgaacatggctcactgcagccttgacctcctgggctcaagtgatcctcctgccctagctccctgagtatctgggactacatgtgtgtgccactatgcttggctaattttgtattttttatagagaccaggtctcaccatgttacccaggctgattttgaactcctgggctcaagtgatccagccttggcctcccaaagtgctgggattacaggcgtgagccactgcgcccagccagtggGTTTGTATTGCTTATTCTGCTTTGCTTTGACAATAGGGAAATTGGAAATGCCTTGGCATTTGAGGGGAGCTGAGTTTGTGCATTTTGGATGGGGAGGGAAAGCCCACCGCAGGTTGAGAAATGAACTGTGTCAATCACCCACCCCAAACCCTTCTAGGAACAGAGTGGAAACAGCATGCAGTGAGTGGACAGCACTGACTGTGCTTTAAATCTGCTCTTCATTGAATCCCCAGGCTCACCACCTGGCCACAGAGAGGGGTCTTTAAGAAGACTCCACAGGCTGCTCTCTGACCTGGATTCCACATTTCCTCCCCCAGAGTGATCGGGCCACCACCTGTCAGCTGGGGAACAGGGAGACCTGATGCACAGATTTGGGATGGAGCCAGGGATTGAGTTCTCCCAATCCCTGCATCCTGCACCCCTCCCAGGGCCTCCCAGCAGCCATCCCGGGAGCAGAGCACAGTGTGTGGTGGGCTCCTGACCCTCCGCTGCACCTCAAACCTCCCTCCCGTGAGCCTCCCCGCATCCAGCCCATCTCCCTGCCGCCTCCCCAGCATCATTTATCTCAGGCCTCAGGATATCTCTTCCCACTTTGGCTCTTTTGCTGTAAGAATAGGCTTTCGAATGATGAGGTGCCTGAACTCAAAGCACATTAAAGATTGGAGCAGAAAGAGCCTAATTCCTAAATAAGTTCCAGACCGGCTTCCACTCTGcgcccttcctccttttcctgctGTTTATTGCTTTGGACACCCTTTTGTGGGTGGGAGGGCAGGAGgctcctctctctttcccaggCTCTTTTTAAAAGAGCAGTTGTGTTTCCTGCATTTGGCGGGAGATTGGGTTTCATCCTCCAGGTGTCTGTAGGGGAGCCCTGAGCTGCAAAGCTGCCTTGCACTGCTTTGAGGTTGCTAGTGCCTTCAGGTCAGCCCTTTCAGTGGCAGGCGGGCCAGGTTTCCTGCTGGCTTTGCCATTAGCCTCCCTGCCAGGGATGGCAAAGGCACATCCCAGTGGCAGCCCAGGGGCCTCATTTTGCCTTGACTTCCGCCAAGTAATTCTTTTCACAAATGTTCAAGGGCTGTTAACCAGCTTCTTAGCCCCTGATGGCCTCTGGGTTTCTCCAGAAACTGCCACAATGGGCCTTTATCAGCTTGGGATTCTCTGGGCCTTGGATCAAAAACCATGTCCTGTCCTGGCCAGGGAAGGGAGAGCAGGAAgtgtcttcctccctctcccctttggTCGGGCTGAATAGTTCCCTTGTTCAGGCTATGAAGGGCGAAGAAGGCAGTGCACCCtgggcagggagaggagagaaaaaccCTCAAAGGGTTGCCATTTTCCTGACTTCTGCTAGTTTTACACAACTTCCGCCAGTGTGGACTGATGGGGAGGAGGAGCGTTGTGTTAATCTCATGGGTTTATTTGAAATACAGGAAAGACAGTGGAATATTAGTCAAATCCCGCCTTAGCAAATAATCTAGTTACATTCCAGCCATCAGCCCCAGGATGTGCAGTTAGGACCTCCCCTTGACCTCTGCAATCCACCAATAATTGTGCCAAAGCAGCCCACCCAGATTAGAAGGACGCAGGAAGCTGCAACTGATTGGTCTACCTCTCATAGATCTTCCATTCATCCTGTACAGTGCTCcacacttcatttttcttttcttttcttttcttttttttgacaaagtctcgctctgtcacccaggctggaatatagtggcacaatctctgctcactgcagcctctgcctctcaggttgaagcgattctcctgcctcagcctcctgagtagctgggattacaggcatgcgctaccacacccggctaatttttgaatttttagtagagatggggtttcaccatgttggccagactggtcttgaactcctggcctcaagtaatctacccacctcagcctcccaaagtgctgggattataggcatgagccaacacccCGGCCCAAACTTCATTTTTCTAAAGCAGATCTCATCCCCACCACAATGAAGAACCTTCAATTTAGTGCAATGTCTTGTCCTGACATTCAAGGTTCTCCGTGTACTGGCTACCCCTTTCTAGCCTAACAATATTTTACTGCTTACCTCACAAACCTACCTAGTGGTTCTCACAGGGTGGGGAGTGCTGTTTGAAAATGCAagcgggccaggcacggtggctcacgcctgtaatcccagcgctttgggaggccgaagcaggtggatcacctgaggttgggagttcaagaccatcctgggcaacatgatgaaaccccatctctactaaaaatacaaaatattagctgagcgtggtggcgggcacctgtaatcccagctactcaggaggctgaggcaggagaatcgcttgaacccaggaggcggaggttgtagtgagccgagattgcaccactgcactccagcctgggcgacagagtgagactccatctcaaaaaaaaaaaaaaaaaaaaaaaggtgatattGTAGACATCAAGGGAATGGGTGCTGTTCAAAAAGGAATTCCCCACAAACATTTCCATGGCAAAACTCAAAAGAGTCTACAGTGTTACCAGCAAGCTGTTGGCATTGTTGGAAACAAGGGCAAGAATCTTGTCAAGAAAATGAATGTACTTATTGAGCACATTAAGCACTCTGAGAGCTGGAATCACTTCCTGAAACATATCAAAataaatgatcagaaaaagaaagacgCCAAAGAGAAAAGTATGTGGGTTCAACTGAAGCGccagcctgctccacccagagAAGCACGCATTGTGAAAACCAATGGTAAGGCGTCTGAGCTGCTGGAATCTGTTCCCTATGAATTCATAGCATAAtaggcacaaaataaataaataaaagacttctGGAccgttaaaaacaaaaacaaaaacagagctgGAAGTTGAGACTCTTGAGTTCTCCTCTCATGCCATAGGTCAAGTTATCTCCAGCTGCTCTGAATCAGGGTTTTCTGGGTCTAACTGGCCAACCCAACCACCAATGCCACTCCCTTCCCAAGACCAATTCCTCAGAATAATGTCTATCTCACTTCCTATGGGTGTCCACTTGCGGACTGTCCCCTCCCTGTCACCTACTCACTGCCCACTCTCTCCTGCTTCTGTCTGGAACACCAcacttctctcttccctcctctaaTTCCTGTCCCTGTGCCTGTGAAGCTCAGCTTAAAATCCCCCTGCTCCAGGAATTCACCTCTGGCTGACCTCTTCCAAGCTTTCCTTGTATATAAAATCTCCCTTAATAAAAGAGGCATTGGCTCCAGAGTTCTGGCAACACCAGGGTAGAGAATTTCACAAAATGGAGTGATGAGGCCTGCCCCAGCCAGTAGGGACTAAGGTGACTCGGTAGGGCCCAGGTGCACATAGTCGAGAGAGAGAATGGGTGGAAATGTACTGGGGAAACCAGTTTATAGCTAGGGGCATGGGAAGGAGGGGTGGCTCTCTAGCACCCTCTAATCAAGCCActtcagaagagaaaataaagctgAAAGGGTAAGGCTACTTTTAGGGAACTTAAAGCTGTTGCCATCCTTGGAGACTGGGACAACCCACTTGGATTAGCCAGAAAAGCTATGATCATTGAAAGGCTTGGACCATCTAAGTTTGGCTGAAAGAGGTGCAAACACTGGTCAGGAGTTGGCAAGCTATATAACCTGTGGGCCAAATACAGCCTTTCACTTGTTTCTGTATAGCTCATGAGCTAAGAATGATGTTtacactttttttcatttctgacattTAACTTGAATTTTTACACTTTTAAGTGCTTAGGACAAAGTCAAAAGAAGagaatattttgtgacacatgaaggccaggcgtggtcactcatgcctgtaattccaacactttgggaggcccatatgggaggattgcttgaggccaagagtctgagaccagcctgggcaacatagtgagagccccatctctaaaaaaaaaaaaaaaaaaaaaaaaaaaaaaatcaaaagataaaaaattagcgggccaggagtggtggctcacgcctgtaatcccagcactttgggaggccaaggcgggcggatcacgaggtcaggagatcaagaccatcctggctaacagtgaaaccccgtctctactaaaaatacaaaaaattagccaggtatggtggcgggcgcctgtagtcccagctacttgggaggctgaggcaggagaatggcgtgaacctggggggtggagcctgcagtgagccaagattgcgccactgcactccagcctgggcaacagagcgagactccatttcaaaaaaaaaagataaaaaattagctaggtgtaggagtgcgtgcctgtattcctagccactcaggaggctgaggcaggagaatcatttgaatctagGAGTTTAAGGttttagtgagctatgatcaagacactgcactccagtctgggtgacagaggagaccttgtctctaaaaaaataataggggctaagtacggtggctcacgcctgtaatcctagcactttgggaggcagaggcaggtgaatcacctgagtccaggagttcaagaccagcctggacatagCAAAGcctcatctcattaaaaaaataaataaaaataaaaataaatattctataatatatgaaaatgtgaAATTCATACTTCAGTccataagtaaattttttttggaaCATGGCTATGCTCCTCAGCactacaacagcagagctgaATAGTTGCAGCAGAAACCATATGGCTTGtacagcctaaaatatttgctatctattCCTTTATGGaagaagtttgctgacccctggctgggtgtggtggctcacatctgtaatcccagcactttgggaggccgaagcggatggatcacttgaggttaggagtttgataccagcctggccaacatagtgagactctgtctctactaaaaataaaaaataaaaaaaaaattagttggacatggtggcaggtgccagtaatcccagctacttgggaggctgaagcaagaagcagaggtttcagtgagccaagattgtgccactgctctccagcctgggctacagagcgagactctgtctcaaaaaaaaaaaaaaaaaagtttgctgacccctaacTTAGGGGATTTGATAGCcttggagaagagagggaagaaccCCAGAATTTGGAAGTCTCAGGCAACAGGAGGGGCTGAGGGATTTAAGTCAGATAGCAATGTAATTGTCACCAGTCTTTGTGTCCAAGGCTATGGTGATCTGAGAAGCAAAGTCACATTGGGGCCCTGGCACACAGATTTATAACACCTGCTGTTCTCTGTGGCTTACACATGTTTCTGAAATGGCAGTAGATGAGAATGAGGGTAGTAAGCAGGTAGGAATTAATAAGGAAGGTCTCCTGGTGGTCTGAGGCTGAAAACCATTTCTTTTCCACTCCTCTGGTCTCCAGGGAGTGTTTGCTGCTGGACTGTCTTTCCAAAGCAAGGAGAGGCCACGGCCGAGGAGGGGAGCCCAGTGCAGCAATGAATCCCAGACACTGGGGCCTCTGG is a window encoding:
- the PHB1 gene encoding prohibitin 1, which translates into the protein MAAKVFESIGKFGLALAVAGGVVNSALYNVDAGHRAVIFDRFRGVQDIVVGEGTHFLIPWVQKPIIFDCRSRPRNVPVITGSKDLQNVNITLRILFRPVASQLPRIFTSIGEDYDERVLPSITTEILKSVVARFDAGELITQRELVSRQVSDDLTERAATFGLILDDVSLTHLTFGKEFTEAVEAKQVAQQEAERARFVVEKAEQQKKAAIISAEGDSKAAELIANSLATAGDGLIELRKLEAAEDIAYQLSRSRNITYLPAGQSVLLQLPQ